The following coding sequences lie in one Saccharopolyspora hordei genomic window:
- a CDS encoding AMP-binding protein, translated as MTEPQNAYAWFERSADAFGDAVALEVAGERLTYDELRGRAEELAARLAGGGAQRVGLLAGRSVTAYVGYLAALRAGAAVVPLNPEHPASRTRSVVEAAGVDLLITESELVPGVPAPPREAGPDDLAYIIFTSGSTGTPKGVPISHRNLGAYLRQVAPRCGIGPGSRVSGNFELTFDGSVHDLFVTWSQGGTLVVPQRSQLLSPVQAVNALRLTHWFSVPSLISFAARLGTLAPASMPTLERTTFGGEAVPFDAVRQWKTAAPGSAVEVLYGPTELTVACTGYLLPEDPADWPETPNGTAPIGTCFPEVEHLVLDDDGAPAERGELCLRGPQRFGGYLDPADDEGRFLPGGWYRTGDRVAVQDGLLVHLGRLDDQVKVRGHRIELGEVEAALRRQPGVRDATVLAVPTTDGGPELAAAVCGTGCVAEQLHAALGDSLPPYMLPRRITVLDQMPLNASGKVDRRALRAELGS; from the coding sequence ATGACCGAGCCGCAGAACGCCTACGCCTGGTTCGAGCGCTCCGCGGACGCCTTCGGCGACGCCGTCGCGCTGGAGGTTGCGGGGGAGCGGCTGACCTACGACGAACTGCGTGGTCGGGCGGAGGAGCTGGCCGCGCGCCTGGCCGGGGGCGGCGCCCAGCGGGTCGGCCTCCTGGCCGGCCGCTCGGTGACGGCCTACGTCGGGTACCTCGCCGCGCTGCGGGCCGGCGCGGCCGTCGTGCCGCTCAACCCGGAGCACCCGGCGTCCCGGACCCGGAGTGTCGTCGAGGCCGCCGGTGTGGACCTGCTCATCACCGAATCGGAGCTGGTGCCCGGCGTCCCGGCGCCGCCCCGCGAGGCCGGGCCGGACGACCTCGCCTACATCATCTTCACCTCGGGCTCCACCGGAACGCCCAAGGGCGTGCCGATCAGCCACCGCAACCTCGGCGCCTACCTGCGGCAGGTGGCGCCCCGGTGCGGGATCGGCCCGGGCAGCCGGGTCTCCGGCAACTTCGAGCTCACCTTCGACGGCTCGGTGCACGACCTGTTCGTCACCTGGTCGCAGGGCGGCACGCTGGTGGTGCCGCAGCGCAGCCAGCTGCTGTCCCCGGTCCAGGCGGTCAACGCCCTGCGCCTCACGCACTGGTTCTCGGTCCCGTCGCTGATCTCGTTCGCCGCCCGCTTGGGCACCCTCGCACCGGCGAGCATGCCCACGCTGGAACGGACCACCTTCGGCGGCGAGGCGGTCCCGTTCGACGCCGTCCGCCAGTGGAAGACCGCCGCACCGGGCAGCGCCGTGGAGGTCCTCTACGGGCCGACGGAGCTCACCGTCGCCTGCACCGGCTACCTGCTGCCCGAGGACCCCGCCGACTGGCCGGAGACGCCCAACGGCACCGCGCCCATCGGCACCTGCTTCCCCGAGGTGGAGCACCTGGTGCTCGACGACGACGGTGCCCCGGCCGAGCGCGGTGAGCTGTGCTTGCGTGGCCCGCAGCGCTTCGGCGGCTACCTCGACCCTGCCGACGACGAGGGGCGCTTCCTGCCCGGGGGCTGGTACCGCACCGGTGACCGGGTGGCGGTGCAGGACGGCCTGCTGGTCCACCTGGGGCGTCTCGACGACCAGGTGAAGGTCCGCGGCCACCGGATCGAGCTGGGCGAGGTGGAGGCGGCGCTGCGCCGGCAGCCCGGTGTCCGCGACGCCACCGTCCTCGCGGTGCCGACCACCGACGGCGGGCCGGAGCTGGCCGCCGCGGTCTGCGGCACCGGGTGCGTTGCCGAGCAGCTGCACGCCGCGCTCGGCGACAGCCTGCCGCCCTACATGCTGCCGCGCCGGATCACCGTCCTCGACCAGATGCCGCTCAACGCCAGCGGCAAGGTCGACCGGCGGGCCCTGCGCGCCGAACTCGGGAGTTGA
- a CDS encoding NAD(P)/FAD-dependent oxidoreductase, whose protein sequence is MFDAIVVGARCAGSPTAMLLARAGHRVLLLDRASFPSDTLSTHVIHQPGVAALARWGVLDAVRATGCPPLDLVRYEVADVRVEGCAHGVAGQRASYAPRRHVLDTILVEAATAAGAELREGCRITGLLHDDSGRVVGVEGSHRGRRFTERARLVVGADGMRSTVARLAEARCTVRDPKLTCAYYSYWTGVPAAVELYEEAGSWVAAAPTNDGATLVLTYFPQSRFGEVRADPLRAHLERVRTTAPALHDRLRGGERIERLRGTGDQQNFFRQAAGRGWALVGDAGHHKDSITARGISDAFRQAELLVQRVADRLTGDPALLDQALAQYAQERDAALLPGYRSTIEVARLAPPNERRLALLRAVQADPELTATYFDVFAGTRPASALHTPRLLELLGAA, encoded by the coding sequence ATGTTCGACGCCATCGTCGTCGGAGCCCGCTGCGCGGGCTCACCCACCGCCATGCTGCTCGCTCGCGCGGGACACCGGGTCCTGCTGCTGGATCGAGCGTCGTTCCCGTCCGACACGTTGTCCACCCACGTCATCCACCAGCCCGGGGTCGCGGCGCTGGCCCGCTGGGGCGTGCTGGACGCCGTGCGCGCCACGGGGTGCCCGCCGCTGGACCTGGTCCGCTACGAGGTGGCCGACGTCCGTGTGGAAGGCTGCGCGCACGGCGTCGCCGGGCAACGCGCCTCGTACGCGCCGCGCCGCCACGTCCTGGACACGATCCTGGTCGAGGCCGCCACCGCGGCCGGTGCGGAGCTGCGGGAAGGGTGCCGGATCACCGGGCTGCTGCACGACGACTCCGGCCGCGTCGTCGGGGTCGAGGGCAGCCACCGCGGTCGGCGCTTCACCGAGCGGGCCCGCCTGGTGGTCGGCGCGGACGGCATGCGCTCCACCGTCGCCCGCCTCGCGGAGGCGCGGTGCACCGTCCGGGACCCGAAGCTGACGTGCGCGTACTACTCGTACTGGACGGGTGTGCCCGCCGCGGTCGAGCTCTACGAGGAGGCGGGCAGCTGGGTGGCCGCGGCGCCGACCAACGACGGCGCGACCCTCGTGCTGACCTACTTCCCGCAGTCCCGCTTCGGCGAGGTGCGCGCCGACCCGCTCCGCGCGCACCTGGAGCGGGTGCGCACCACGGCGCCCGCGCTGCACGACCGGCTGCGCGGCGGGGAGCGGATCGAACGGCTCCGCGGGACCGGTGACCAGCAGAACTTCTTCCGCCAGGCGGCGGGACGCGGCTGGGCGCTGGTCGGCGACGCCGGGCACCACAAGGACTCCATCACCGCGCGCGGGATCAGCGACGCCTTCCGCCAAGCGGAGTTGCTCGTGCAGCGGGTGGCAGACCGGCTCACCGGTGACCCCGCCCTGCTCGACCAGGCGCTGGCGCAGTACGCGCAGGAGCGCGACGCCGCGCTGTTGCCGGGGTACCGGTCCACGATCGAGGTGGCGCGGCTGGCACCGCCGAACGAGCGTCGGCTCGCGCTGCTCCGGGCGGTGCAGGCCGACCCGGAGCTCACCGCGACCTACTTCGACGTGTTCGCCGGCACCAGACCCGCCAGCGCCCTGCACACCCCGAGGTTGCTGGAACTGCTGGGGGCGGCGTGA